The stretch of DNA TCAAGAGCCCAGCAGACTCACACCAACAGAACAGTGTTCAGGTCCAAGTCTGGCTCTCCTGGAAAGTGTAAAACCTGGATTATCACAGCACTGGGGTGTGAGCGGGTAGAGAACCCATGTTCAGCCCAGGGGGCTGTTCATCACCTAGAAGATGAGAATTGGGAGGGGGGAACACTAAGGCATGCAGAAAGGCAAAACTTCAAAAGTCCAGACAAACCCCTGAGTGGGTAACCTGggcctccctctttctctgcatcaCTCTTGCCCCTCCtcaggctgctgggaggaggagcTATGTGGGAAGGATGAGGGCAGAAGCCAGCCTGGCCTCTCAGGAACGGAGAAAGTCAGAGCTTTGAGCATCATGAACAACGGGATAAAAATAGCTGCGTTGCCATAGCAACGGAGGCTGGGAGAGTCCGGAGGATCTGTCTGGGTCCTGCcatctccccctcccacccctcacGGAACGGAACAAATGGATAGAGCTCTGGAATGAGCTGagcaaggagaggaggaagggctgccccggtggggaggaagggaggatcAACCAGCCTCCCACCAGCCAAAGCCTTGAACTCGAGTCCCTGGGGCTTCtgccagagccagagctgctgGGGTTTACAGGTTCCTGGCCTGTGGAACTTCAGCATAAGGAGTTCCTCCAAGGATGCCCCGAGTTGCTCCCGCCTGGCCATCCTGGGCTCCCCTGTGGCCAGCCAAGGTTCTGTCTCCTCTACATCTTGCACCTCTGGGATTTAAACTCATTGGGATGTGGAGATGGGAGCCCAGGCAAGACAGGCCACAAGCCCAGCATGGGCGACAGTGACCCTCCAGGACAGCCCTGGGGGTGGCAGTTCTGGTAGTTTGCTGATTATACAGACACCCTGGTTTGGGACTTCAGGTGCCAGCCTGGATTTGCTCTTCTGTGTTGAAGCAACAGAGCTCTTGCTTCTTGGAAACAAATTGCCAGTCCCATCACCAGTTGGGTAGAACAGCCACCATCCAGACAAGCACCAGGCTTCCCTAACCAGCCTGCCAGGAGCTTATTGCACATGGTCACCCAGAGGCGTGCTTTCCTGGTGAGGAGCCACCCCTCCCACATCTGCACACATCTGCCACCACACAGCCTCCAACTGAGGATCTTTCTGGAGGCAGGGACGGAACAGGCCTCAAGACCATCTGTGACAGAGGAAGGTGTCTGAACGGCCAGGAGCTAGCCATGCAGCAGGGCAATGGGACACTGCAGCTCACCATTCGAAACCCAGCCTACCACCAGCACTTTCCAAATCCCACAGGGCAGAGTACACACTCAGTCTATAGACAGGCATATTCCAACCTCAAGCATTTGGCCTTGTAGACAGCAAGGAATGGCAGCGGGGTGGTGGGGGGAAGCTGGATCAACATGGATGGAGATAGGTACTCAAGCAGCTGTGCCAACAGGGgtgccagggtcacacagctggggctgggcgctGGTCCTTGAGATCCCTTCTCAAAATCTCTTGAGCATTTGCAGGTGGTAGTACAGGGAGAGAGGTAGGGAGGGAGTATGCACCAAGGTGGCACCTGTGATGGCCTGACACTGAGACCCAGGGAGCCTGGAACCCCTCCACTTGCATGGCCTGAGCACCACAGAGgcgccccctccccaaatccacaCAACCCTGAACACCCAAGCGTTCTCGGTAGACTTTAGTGCCACCTCCCTCTTCACAGCTGAAGACCCTGAGTCTCCAAGGAAGACGTGAGCAACCTGGGGTTGCACAGCCACTAGGTAATTGAATAGTGCTACAATCCAGGAGACAGATCCCCAGCCTAGCTCTTGACCTGAGACATGAAGCCCCCAGTGCCCAGAGGGTTAGGCTCCCAGACCCAGGGTGGCAACGTGGGAACAGGATTCCagcctgcttcccaggatgcagagGGACAATGTCCCCATTTCCCTGAGAATAAAACTAAGGGCCAAACAATGGGGGGGTGAGGGGTCTGGCTAGCAGCTGCAGTCCCTTCTACTCAGGCCTCTTCAGCTGCAGTGTGGGCCCTAGAAAAAGGAGGGCCACCAGCTGGGAACCAAGGACAGCCAGCAGGGTCCAGCTGGAATGCCTTGACCTTGGATGGCCACCCAGGttcacacagcacacacaagcTAGGAAGTATCACTCTGGAGCTGGGGGAGGTCTCCTGCGGGGAAGAAACCCTGCAGGGCtcaaagccagccagccagccagccaaccagccagGCCCCTGCGGCTGCAATCCTGCCAAGGGCCCAGGCTGTCCCCACTCCTGACCTTCCCTCCCACTGGGGGAGCAGCCTGTGCGGTTGGCATACAACACCCAATACCCCCTGGAGTCTCCGGGATACAGTTGCAGCCCCCACCGCGGGAGAGTCAGCCCCAGCATTGCTGCCTTGTGGGCCATGGCAAACCAGGGACACCCGTGTCCTGTCAGGGGCGGGTGCTCAGGCCTGTCTCCAGGGAGCTGCTGCACGCTTCGCTACCCTTCTTCTGGGCTCATCCAACCCTCCACTGTCCCAGAGGACAAAGCAGCAAAAAGTTTTTCTCATGTGCCTGGTGACCCCGCTGGCCTTTCCTGCTGAATCCTGCTGTTTCCTTGACCATCTGCTCCCAACTCTTTGGCTATAAAAGGGAAGAGCAGATTGTTGAAGGCCAGgcatgggaggatgggagggaactCCTGGGCCTCATCATTGAGCTATCTCGGATCCTACCGCATCTGCCCAAAGCCCAGGAAATGCCCCTGAGTGTGGGCAGGTGcaggctgccaggacagaaggtgcTCTTGCTTCTGCCAATTTCTGGGTGAGTTGGCAGAGGAGGTCTCTACTGTCCCTAGCTGCCCTGAGAGGCCCACATTTCTAGGAAAGGGCACAAGGATCCCCCACTGCCGGGCACCACGTGACAGAAGGCTTGTATGTCCCTGGAAGGAAGATAGCAGCTAAAGCCACAGGCCTTTGCCAGCAGGTCCAGGCACAGGGACAAAAGGTTAAGTTCTAGCAAAATGGGAggatggaaggagagaggagggaaagaaacGCTTTCCCTGTCACTTCCTTCCTACAGGAAATGGACTGTGGCAGGACCAGGAGCTGGAAGGCTGCTGGGACGGTGAGGTGGGCATGAGAAAgtgaggcagggagctgcagaaTAAAGGGAGTGGCATGGCTGCCTCCAGAAAATGGCTCCACAGTGTGTCCCCTAGGAGACCGTCCCTGAggaggggagccagggccttggctCTGTGTGGCAGCCAGGGTGCACACAACCATGGAGCTACAGCATCAGGGCCACAACTGGAAGAAAAACTTTCTGGTGTGTGGAGCAGTAGGACTGGCAAGAGACAAGccatgcacctgctgctccctgcctccctggctgGCCATCTGGGGGCTGGTTCTACCTACACaatggggagtggggtggggaaggggcacTGCTCTGCCCACTACACTCCTGCCTCATTTCTTGAAAGAACCCATCCTGGGGTGATAGGTGGTGAGGCCTTCCCCAGGGTCAAGGCCACTCTGCCAGGGCAGCCAGTTCTTGATGGAGCACATCAGAGGGAAGTTTCACTGCAGGGGCTCTCCCTTGAGGTGGTGCAGTCTTCAAGGTGAGCAGCAGGTCCTGAAGTCCCCTTGTACACCTAGGcctcttccaggcagctctcagggATGCAAGCCCACACAGGAGGTGTGGCTCAGGGTGGTCCTGGGGGCCAGGAGTCTCAGGGCCCTCAGGGTGGAGCCACGCTGTGCCAACAGGAGTGGGGCTCTGTGCAAGCCAAGGTGCTCACCGAGCCCCAGtcagcagctgcagcccctggCCTCAGGCTTGCTGAGGGGCAAACAGGGGTCCCTGGTTTTGCTCATACCACCGTTTCCCGTTCTCTATGaacttcctccttcttcctcttcatcttgCAGAAGCCATGGAAGCCACAGAAACAAGCGAAGGTGAACTGGGGCATGCCCTAGGCCAGGCTGGGGATACTCAGTGAAGACCTGCAGGCAGAAAAGAGGGTGGAAGAAGGCAGGGGGACAGAGAAGCAGTGCTGCGGTGAAGGGGTCCACCCAGTGGCCCTCCCACCCCCGAGGCTGCTGCAGCGCCTTGCTGCCTTGTACACTGTCCACTAGACAACAGCAGCTTTGAAACCTCCTGATCCATGCAAGCTGCTTTCACTCCTCAACGGGGAGACCAGTGTGAACAAGAGAAAAGCCCAGCAGGGACTGCCCCCTCTGCCTCATCACACCCGTGGCTGGACaccaggaagctcccagctctggctcgtGCCACCTCCAGCAGGTTTCAGGGGTTCCACATGAAAGGATCCAAATGTAGGAGGCTTGAAGAAACTCTTTCAGCACAGCCCTTCCTCTGCCATCTGGAACTTGGCCAGGCAAGCACCCCTCCTTCCCCTCAGTGCCCCCATTGTCTGGCTTCCTTAGAGAATCTACAGAGAGCAGGACGCATCACATCACATTCAAGTGCCCACAGCAACACAAAACCCCATGCTGGTCAAGAAGAAAACAGACAGCGGAGAGCTCGCGAGCCAACAGGCTGTTTTATTTACCATCTGTGCAGGGcaaagggggcggggagggaagtACAAAAGTGTGAAGACAGTTGTTTCTGGTCACCAAGGTAAGTATGCAGGAGTAGCTGGATTTGCTCCAGTTGGGCACATCTCCACAAGTTGGGGAGCATTCACTCTCAGGGGGAAGGTGGGTTGGGGGACTCAGGCAGACAGCTCTCTTGGTGTGCAAGCTGTGCTCGCTGCAGGCCCTGGCTGAGTGGACCCCAGCCTTGCCCATCTGCAGGATGCTCGGATCTGCCCTGTGTCCTTGCTCTGACTGAGCCCGCTGTGGAGCATGCCTAGGTTAGACCCATATCCTGGGTCTGGTCTCTCTTTAGGAGACACAGGGCAAGCAGGAAGGCAAAGCCCAAATGCCAAGGGGAAAGAGGGGGACACAGAGCCAGACTGGACGGGTTTGGAGTGTAGGGTACCTCCTTCCTCCAGGGTGTCCTGGGTCCCCCACCGGGGAACACCTGCATTGCTAAGGAAGGCATGGCCATGGGGACATTCCCCCAGGTCTGGCCAACCTtgcttgccccccccccccgaggggACATATTTGCTTGGTGCTCACAGTACCACTCAGGAGCTGGTTCTGGAAGCATTCTCCCCTCCCTCATGACCTCGATGTCCTGGTAATACATCTAATAGCTGTAATTAATAGGTGCCAGGCATTCCCAGTGGCTGCTTGGGTGGGCAGGAGGCCCAGCCTGAGTCAGCAGTAGGTAAGCTGTGACTTAATAACCCCCTCTCCAACACCACTTACACATCCACTCTGGCAGAGTATATAGTGAGCAGGGAGCGCAATGCCAAGACACAACTGCTATATTTCTACATCCATCCATCGTAGCTATTGTAACAAACCTAAAGAGAATCAGAGATCCAAACTGGGACTTAGGGGGCCTGGGTGCTATTCTTGGCTTGGACACTGGTGTGCTGTCACCCTGGGCAAGTGATTCCACCACTCTGGGTCTTCCTCAATTTGGTATGCCAGGGGGAGATAAGTCAAAGTTTAACAGTCCCCAAAGGGAAGAGATGGAAAGGGCCCTGGGGCTGCAAGTCGGCTCCACTGTGATCAGTGACTGTGATGTTTATACTTCCCTCACATATAGCAAGGATATAACCAACAAAGCACTCCCATGGCCACGGGAGAAGGACTTGCAAGGAAAAAAGCCAGCCAGTGGTCCCTTGAGCCCAGGGTGTGGGGTCTTGTCTGTTCACCCCTCTTCCCCTCTAAAGCCTGTTCTTCCTTCAAAACTTGTTgctcagcaggtaaagccaccgtCTTCAGCACCAGGCATCCCACAAGGACACCAGtccgagttctggctgctccatttccaaaccagctcctagCTGACAGCCTTAGAAAACAGATGGcgcaagtgcttaggctcctgcactcacaagggagaccctgaagaagccctGGCTTTGGACATgcgcagctctagccactgtggccatgtgagtagtgaaccagtagatggaagatcttggtctctccCTCTAACTTCGTCTTccaaaatctctttttaaaaatgtgatagctcgggcctggcagcgtggcctagcggctaaagtccttgccttgaacgctccaggatcccacatgggtgccggttctaatcctggcagctccacttcccttccagctccctgcttgtggcctgggaaagcagtcgaggacggcccaaagctttgggaccctgcacccgcgtgggagacctggaaaaggttcctggttcccggcttcggattggcacagtaccggcggttgcgctcacttggggagtgaatcatcggatagaagatcctctctgtctctcctcctctctgtatatctgactttgtaataaaaataaataaatcttaaaaaaaataaaaaataaaaatgtgatagcTCTTCCCTAGAGTTGTTGGGCGAGCAGGGACCAGCCCACTTCTGTAAGGAATGCAGAGGTATAGGGGATGGGAACAGGACCTGCGGGAGCTGGGCTGACCTGGCTCCAACAGCTGCTTCCTGTGCTGGAGTTCCACAGTGCCCACCTCCAAGGCAGACTCTAATGAGGGCCTAGGGATTCTTCTTGGATCTTAGCCTGTCCGGTGgggtcttccatgtctcccagggcCTGAGAGGGTACCTGCAAGCTCACTGGTAGCCTGAACTCTGTGGACGGCACACTATGCAGAGACCAATCCCCCACCAGCTGTCCACCTTCAGTCCTACCCCCGCTGTATACCAACTCCCCGCCTCTTTGCAGAGTTGTGGTCTCTGCTTTGCTTGCCACTC from Ochotona princeps isolate mOchPri1 chromosome 10, mOchPri1.hap1, whole genome shotgun sequence encodes:
- the BLACAT1 gene encoding bladder cancer associated transcript 1, which encodes MPQFTFACFCGFHGFCKMKRKKEEVHRERETVV